CAATGCTGCAAAATCGCGTTGACTAATAACTTTGAAACCTGCTTTTAATAATTGTGCCGTACAAACTCCTGTTCCAATTTGGTATTTTTTATCTTCAGCATAGCGGTTGCCATCATATATAACCTCACTTCCACAAGCTGCACTAATATCCATCATCACGGCCAATTCTACGTTTTCTCTTTGTGCAACTTCAAGCATTTTTTTCGAAGCTTTTATCATACCTTCAGTCCAGTCTATACCACTTTCAGTTAATACTTTTGCTTTACCATTTAATACATCCATTCCGTTTCCTCCATGTATATCGCACATCTCCCTGGGTGTGCCAAAAGAAAACTCTTCTGGACAAAAAGGAATAAGTTTTACAGTGTGATATTTCAATAATTTTAATACACTGGGATACTCACCATTGGCACTCCCATCAACGCCACACAGCATACCTGTTAGGCATGCACTCACCAATACTCTTAAAGGATTTTCTTTGGCGGGAGTTCTGAGGTTTTTAAGGTAGATGTGGTTGGTCACATATATAGTTTTTTTGAGCCTTTTAATAATCTGTGATATTCAGGTGTCTTAACTTTGTTTTCGCAATTATTTATCTGCTGTCTATTTTTAGTATTTTAACGTTATGCAGCTTTACGGAAGGCGGGTCCGATAGCTATCAATCTTCTGCACCAAGCTTGCCTCGACAATTATAGGGATAAAAAACTAAATTTTAATTAATCAAAACCCCGAAGGGCTCACGAAAGCCATTAAAAAATTATAATATAATGCGTAAAACTATCTTTGGAATACATAACCCGCCAATAGGGTAGGTACTGTTAGTTTTAGTGCTATTTGTGTTCAATGAGTATTTTATTTTTTGGAACTGCAAATATTTTGTCATCAATCATCTGTCTTGATATTGATGTCGCTGCGACCGAAGCAATAAAGTCTGTGTACTCAATTTTATATTTTAGATAAACTGCTTTCATTTTTTGCGTATTAATATTTTTATCTAATGCAGTAATATTTTTGTACCAATTAGGGTTTATTCTCAAAGTATCGGAATTAAAATAAAAACTAACTGTTTTGTTTTCGTAGTAGGTTATAAGTTCATCACAGTCAATACCAAGTATTCTTTCACTATGGGGTTTGATTTCAAATTTTAATATCTTTTGCCCATATATTTCCAAATAATTACCCTCTTTAAATGAAAGGTACGCTGTCTTGCCAAAAAAAATTGTTTGTCTTAAAAATGTATTCGTTTTTATACATTATTTTTCCTTCAAAATAGTCGGTGTGGTTTTTTGTTGTAGTCGAAGAAAAAGCAAGAATAATAATTGAGAAACAGAGTAATATTGATGTCGCTTTGTTTTTTATTAACTTATCGCTAATTTCCTTATACGTCTCAGAATTATCAGACATGTCTCCCAATTTTTTGTCGGGTATGTATCATAAATGCCGTTTCAAAGGTATACTTATTTTTGAAATATCCAAATCATCATAGTGGTTTTTTGATGGCCGTTTTATCTAAGAATTTCTTCAATACCTGCGATAAACCTTCTTGCAAAAATTAACCTCCAACATAGCATCAGATAGATTTTGTTTAGCTAATCTGCTTCATTAT
Above is a window of Bacteroidota bacterium DNA encoding:
- a CDS encoding DUF523 domain-containing protein, translated to MTNHIYLKNLRTPAKENPLRVLVSACLTGMLCGVDGSANGEYPSVLKLLKYHTVKLIPFCPEEFSFGTPREMCDIHGGNGMDVLNGKAKVLTESGIDWTEGMIKASKKMLEVAQRENVELAVMMDISAACGSEVIYDGNRYAEDKKYQIGTGVCTAQLLKAGFKVISQRDFAALEILYSKIDDTHIINTDAIDHNDGDWYREYFNTKK